The following proteins are co-located in the Dehalococcoidia bacterium genome:
- a CDS encoding molybdopterin-dependent oxidoreductase, whose protein sequence is MTAEQIHTYCAMCVSRCGVLATVLDGVLTRVTADPNHPNGGICVKGTAAPELISSPDRLRYPLVRTRPKGDPDPGWQRLTWDEALTLAATRLLEIKARYGPEAVAVSVATPSGSAAHDFNRWAWRLASAFGSPNLMATTHICQWHRDYGASYTYGVGTPPPDFEQTRCLLLWGFNPQVSWPTMAMRIARARARGAKLIVIDPRRTGLAEKADLWLRVRPGADGALALGLIHVLLTEDRYDRAFVCDWTNAAFLVREDSGQLLTAQDLAPDGDARQCLVWDGNGARPVPARVGGGYEAKGVVPALGGRYSVALAHGQTVACRPVLQLLAELAAQYVPERAEALTWVPADAVRRAARLFASETPSCYYTWAGLEQRVDAMQTNRAVALFYALTGQFDRRGSNMLFASTPTNPIVSPALLSPKQAARRLGFAERPLGLARLPGVVRAADVYRAIQTGQPYPVKGLLAFGSDPLVAHADPLVGKQALDALDFYVHVDLFANPSAACADLLLPAASCWESEAVLPGAPPHALAEHTGTWAQYRPAVVKPVGEARPDLAIIFELAQRLGLGEPFFGGDIEAALNHHLAPSGLTLQQLREHPMGMRVPGETRERKYAEIDSQTGEPRGFETPTRVLEIYATRFAEAGYPPLPVVAEPEAVTGQPDLEEWYPLVLIFFRVVQFCDDGHRNLPRLRRQVREPYLAIHPATAAGLGIADTDGVIVETPHGAVTLWAKLDAALDPRVVATQYGWWQACQALGAPAYDPFCLDGANANLLIPADPSDPISGSVAHRTQRCRVRRA, encoded by the coding sequence ATGACGGCCGAGCAGATCCACACCTACTGCGCGATGTGCGTCTCCCGCTGTGGCGTGTTGGCCACCGTGCTGGACGGGGTGCTGACCAGGGTCACCGCCGATCCGAACCACCCCAACGGCGGCATCTGCGTCAAGGGCACAGCGGCACCCGAACTCATCTCGTCCCCCGACCGCCTGCGGTACCCGCTGGTGCGGACGCGGCCCAAGGGCGATCCGGACCCCGGCTGGCAACGCCTCACCTGGGATGAGGCGCTCACGCTCGCGGCCACGCGGCTGCTGGAGATCAAGGCCCGCTACGGGCCGGAGGCGGTGGCCGTGTCCGTGGCGACCCCGTCCGGCAGCGCCGCTCACGACTTCAACCGCTGGGCGTGGCGCCTCGCCAGTGCCTTCGGCAGCCCCAACCTGATGGCGACGACGCACATCTGCCAGTGGCACCGCGACTACGGCGCCAGTTACACCTACGGCGTCGGCACCCCACCACCGGACTTCGAGCAGACCCGTTGCCTGCTCCTCTGGGGCTTCAACCCGCAGGTGAGCTGGCCCACGATGGCCATGCGCATCGCCCGCGCCCGTGCCCGTGGCGCCAAGCTCATCGTGATCGACCCCCGCAGGACGGGTCTGGCGGAGAAGGCCGATCTCTGGTTGCGCGTGCGGCCCGGCGCCGACGGCGCCCTCGCCCTCGGCCTGATCCATGTGCTGCTTACGGAAGATCGCTACGATCGCGCCTTCGTGTGCGACTGGACCAACGCGGCCTTCCTCGTCCGCGAGGACAGCGGACAACTCCTCACCGCGCAGGACCTCGCCCCGGACGGGGACGCGCGGCAATGCCTCGTGTGGGACGGCAACGGCGCTCGCCCGGTCCCCGCGCGCGTCGGTGGTGGCTATGAAGCCAAGGGCGTCGTGCCGGCGCTGGGTGGTCGCTACAGCGTTGCTTTGGCGCACGGGCAGACCGTCGCCTGTCGGCCCGTACTACAATTGCTGGCCGAACTCGCCGCGCAGTATGTTCCGGAGCGGGCCGAGGCGCTGACCTGGGTGCCGGCCGACGCGGTGCGGCGCGCCGCACGGTTGTTCGCCAGCGAAACCCCGTCGTGCTATTACACCTGGGCCGGGCTCGAACAGCGCGTCGACGCGATGCAAACGAACCGGGCCGTCGCGTTGTTCTACGCGCTCACCGGGCAGTTCGATCGGCGCGGCAGCAACATGCTGTTCGCCAGCACGCCGACCAACCCCATCGTCTCACCCGCGCTGCTCTCGCCTAAACAGGCGGCACGGCGGTTAGGGTTCGCCGAGCGCCCGCTCGGTCTGGCGCGTCTGCCCGGGGTGGTTCGCGCCGCCGACGTGTACCGCGCCATACAGACCGGGCAGCCCTATCCGGTGAAGGGCCTGCTCGCCTTCGGGAGCGATCCGCTGGTCGCGCACGCCGATCCTCTGGTCGGCAAGCAGGCGCTGGACGCGCTCGACTTTTACGTGCACGTGGATTTGTTCGCCAACCCCAGCGCCGCCTGCGCCGACCTGCTGCTGCCCGCCGCCAGTTGCTGGGAGAGTGAGGCGGTGCTGCCTGGGGCACCGCCTCACGCCCTCGCCGAGCACACGGGAACCTGGGCGCAGTACCGGCCGGCCGTGGTCAAGCCGGTTGGCGAGGCGCGCCCGGACCTTGCGATCATCTTCGAGCTGGCGCAGCGGCTGGGGCTGGGCGAACCGTTCTTCGGTGGTGACATCGAGGCGGCACTGAACCACCATCTCGCGCCGTCGGGGCTCACGCTCCAGCAGTTGCGGGAGCATCCCATGGGCATGCGCGTGCCCGGCGAAACGCGTGAGCGCAAGTATGCCGAGATCGACTCCCAGACGGGAGAGCCCCGCGGCTTCGAAACCCCCACACGCGTGCTGGAGATCTATGCGACGCGCTTCGCCGAGGCCGGCTACCCGCCCCTCCCCGTGGTCGCGGAGCCGGAGGCAGTCACCGGACAGCCGGACCTGGAGGAGTGGTATCCACTGGTCCTCATCTTCTTCCGAGTAGTGCAGTTCTGCGACGATGGGCACCGCAACCTGCCGCGCCTGCGCCGCCAGGTGCGCGAGCCCTACCTGGCGATCCACCCGGCCACCGCCGCTGGACTGGGCATCGCCGACACCGACGGGGTGATCGTGGAGACGCCACACGGCGCGGTCACGCTGTGGGCGAAGCTGGATGCGGCGCTTGACCCCCGCGTGGTAGCCACGCAGTACGGGTGGTGGCAGGCGTGCCAGGCGCTTGGTGCGCCGGCCTACGACCCCTTCTGCCTGGACGGGGCGAACGCGAACCTCCTTATCCCCGCCGATCCAAGCGATCCGATCAGCGGCTCGGTCGCGCAC